The sequence below is a genomic window from Candidatus Cloacimonadota bacterium.
GATACCAATAGATTGATTGAAGAGAGTGGAGAGATCATTTTTCATACTTTCGATACTCCGCAGGGAAAAGAGATCTACTGGCACAGCACTGCTCATCTGATGGCACAGGCAGTAAAACAGCTCTTTCCAGATGTTAAAGTTACAATAGGTCCGGCGATAGAAGAGGGTTTTTATTATGATTTCGACAAAGATTCACCCTTTACTGACGAGGATCTACAAAAAATTGAACAGAGAATGGAAGAGTTAATGAAAGAGCGTCTTCCCTACCAACGAGAAGAACTAACCAGAAAACAGGCGATCAGTCAATTCAAGAAGATGGGCGAAACTTATAAGATAGAGATCATTGAAGAGTTACCTAAAGATGAAACAATTTCTGTCTATACTCAGGGAGATTTTATTGATCTTTGCCGAGGACCACATCTTCCCCACACCGGAAAGATCAAAGCAGTGAAATTGCTTAAAACCTCAGGTGCTTACTGGCGCGGTGATGAGAATAATAAGATGCTGGTCAGGATATACGGGATCAGCTTCCCTTCTAAAAAAGAATTGAAAGATTATTTAGACGATCTGGAAGAACGCAAAAAACGAGATCATCGTAAATTAGGAAAAGAGTTGGATCTCTTTTCGATCAGTGATGATATTGGACCGGGACTGGTTTTATGGCATCCTAATGGTGCTATGATCCGTTCCTTAATTGAAGATTACTGGAAGCAACAACACTTTGAAGCAGGGTATCAGGTAGTTAATACACCCCATATCGGAAAAGCAGAATTATGGAAAACCAGTGGTCATTTAGATTTCTATAACGAAAGTATGTATGCACCTATCGAGGTCGAAGGACAAATGTATTATCTGAAACCGATGAATTGTCCTTTTCATATTACGATCTATAAAACAGATAAAAGAAGCTATAGGGAATTACCACTGCGTTATGCGGAGATGGGCACTGTTTACCGTTACGAAAGATCAGGAGTTCTGCACGGACTAATGAGAGTACGCGGCTTTACTCAAGATGATGCTCATATCATCTGCACCCCGGAACAGCTCGATGAAGAAGTTGATAAACTTATCACCTTTTCCTTATCGATACTCCGCAAGTTCGGATTTCAAACCTTCGAACTGTATTTAGCTACTAAACCGGAAAAATTTGTCGGTGATGAGAAGATGTGGGATGAGGCAGCTGCAGCATTGAAGAAAGGGTTGGAAAACCAGAATCTCGAATATCAGATGGATGAAGGTGGTGGTGCTTTTTACGGTCCGAAAATAGATATCAAGATCAGAGATGCTTTGAATCGTTCTTGGCAATGCACAACCATTCAATTCGACTTTAATCTGCCGGAAAGATTTGATATGGAATATATCGGAGCCGACAATAAAGCTCACCGACCCTATATGATCCATCGTGCTCTTCTTGGCTCAATGGAACGCTTCTTCGGTACTCTGATTGAG
It includes:
- the thrS gene encoding threonine--tRNA ligase, which gives rise to MKIKITLPNGKMKEYPKGVLAEELAKDFDKELVIRLLAVEINGKLYDTNRLIEESGEIIFHTFDTPQGKEIYWHSTAHLMAQAVKQLFPDVKVTIGPAIEEGFYYDFDKDSPFTDEDLQKIEQRMEELMKERLPYQREELTRKQAISQFKKMGETYKIEIIEELPKDETISVYTQGDFIDLCRGPHLPHTGKIKAVKLLKTSGAYWRGDENNKMLVRIYGISFPSKKELKDYLDDLEERKKRDHRKLGKELDLFSISDDIGPGLVLWHPNGAMIRSLIEDYWKQQHFEAGYQVVNTPHIGKAELWKTSGHLDFYNESMYAPIEVEGQMYYLKPMNCPFHITIYKTDKRSYRELPLRYAEMGTVYRYERSGVLHGLMRVRGFTQDDAHIICTPEQLDEEVDKLITFSLSILRKFGFQTFELYLATKPEKFVGDEKMWDEAAAALKKGLENQNLEYQMDEGGGAFYGPKIDIKIRDALNRSWQCTTIQFDFNLPERFDMEYIGADNKAHRPYMIHRALLGSMERFFGTLIEYHAGNFPFWLAPVQIIIVPVSESYERYAARICEKIVRQGFRAKVDFRSEKVGYKIRDAELKKIPFMVIIGQREEDNNTLSLRKHREGDIGSYTFDEAITELRNEMG